The following coding sequences are from one Odontesthes bonariensis isolate fOdoBon6 chromosome 10, fOdoBon6.hap1, whole genome shotgun sequence window:
- the LOC142390555 gene encoding neuronal acetylcholine receptor subunit alpha-4-like, translating to MDIYRCLSLLFITLSPQVCAKVGPRAHAEERLLQNLFAHYNKLSRPVKNTSDTVLVHFGLSIAQLIDVDEKNQMMTTNVWVKQEWNDYKLRWNPEEYENVTSIRIPSEIIWRPDIVLYNNADGDFAVTHLTKAHLFYDGQIRWMPPAIYKSSCSIDVTFFPFDQQSCKMKFGSWTYDRAKIDLISIASDVDQMDYWESGEWVIINAVAKYNTKKYECCTEIYADITYYFIIRRLPLFYTINLIIPCLLISCLTVLVFYLPSQCGEKITLCISVLLSLTVFLLLITEIIPSTSLVIPLIGEYLLFTMVFVTLSIIITIFVLNVHHRSPQTHSMPHWVRRVFLDLVPRVLFMKRPAGTAKQHCKKLIEMMHCPTTISTAGNSQAFWTGLGTGLLQMTQVHNSLPNTPSDSPRILVCSPSPPSSPFEDHIEDDHPLKDNVFGQSTSGQYSILFEKQPLRGHNSASMSSSQLSLPPTLPLGPLHSFSREQPGTLSQNGRSLSVEQMCNQQKELPQRSEHLCRSHSFQYCCLRDDGIITGQVKKIAPTKLLPENRTAESSKDTETQHDIVIPTISPAMQRAIEGVQYIADHLKAEDADFSVKEDWKYVAMVIDRIFLWMFVLVCILGSVGLFLPPWLAGMI from the exons ATGGATATTTACAGATGTTTGAGCTTGCTTTTCATCACGCTTTCTCCACAAG TTTGTGCCAAAGTTGGACCTCGAGCCCATGCTGAAGAGAGGCTGCTCCAGAATCTGTTTGCACATTACAATAAGCTCTCCCGGCCAGTAAAAAATACTTCAGACACGGTTTTAGTGCACTTTGGACTGTCTATTGCCCAGCTAATTGATGTG GATGAGAAGAACCAGATGATGACCACAAACGTTTGGGTCAAGCAA GAATGGAACGATTACAAACTGCGCTGGAACCCGGAGGAATACGAAAATGTCACCTCCATCCGTATACCATCAGAAATTATCTGGAGGCCTGATATTGTCCTCTACAACAA TGCTGATGGTGACTTCGCAGTAACTCACCTCACGAAAGCACATCTGTTTTATGATGGACAGATAAGGTGGATGCCTCCGGCCATTTATAAGTCTTCATGCAGCATAGATGTCACATTTTTCCCTTTTGACCAGCAAAGTTGTAAGATGAAGTTTGGCTCTTGGACCTACGATCGTGCCAAAATCGATCTGATCAGCATAGCCAGTGATGTGGACCAGATGGACTACTGGGAAAGTGGCGAGTGGGTCATTATAAATGCTGTGGCCAAGTACAATACAAAAAAGTATGAGTGTTGCACAGAGATCTATGCAGACATCACTTACTACTTCATCATTCGGAGGCTTCCGTTGTTCTACACTATTAACCTTATCATCCCCTGTCTACTTATCTCCTGCTTGACCGTACTGGTGTTTTATTTGCCATCACAATGTGGAGAGAAGATCACCCTGTGTATTTCAGTCTTACTGTCCCTAACAGTGTTTCTCCTGCTGATCACAGAGATCATTCCGTCTACATCATTGGTCATTCCACTGATTGGTGAATACCTGCTGTTTACTATGGTGTTTGTCACACTCTCCATCATAATTACGATCTTTGTGTTGAATGTACATCACCGATcaccacaaacacacagcatGCCTCACTGGGTGAGAAGAGTATTCTTGGACTTGGTGCCTCGAGTTCTGTTCATGAAACGTCCTGCTGGCACAGCAAAGCAGCACTGCAAGAAGCTTATCGAGATGATGCACTGTCCAACCACCATATCCACTGCAGGCAACTCACAGGCCTTTTGGACAGGGTTAGGAACAGGGTTGTTACAGATGACCCAGGTACATAATAGCCTCCCAAATACGCCTTCCGACAGTCCAAGAATCCTTGTCTGCTCACCATCTCCACCCTCTTCCCCGTTTGAGGACCACATTGAAGATGACCATCCACTGAAAGACAATGTTTTTGGCCAATCTACATCTGGTCAGTATTCAATTCTCTTTGAGAAACAACCGCTACGTGGACACAACTCTGCAAGCATGTCGTCTTCCCAGTTGTCCTTGCCCCCAACTTTGCCACTGGGCCCACTTCACAGCTTCTCTAGAGAACAACCAGGCACACTGTCTCAAAACGGTCGTTCACTCAGTGTAGAGCAAATGTGCAACCAACAAAAGGAGCTTCCTCAGAGATCTGAACATCTATGTCGCTCCCACAGCTTTCAATACTGTTGTTTGCGTGATGATGGCATAATCACAGGGCAGGTGAAAAAAATTGCTCCTACAAAACTCTTGCCAGAAAATCGAACAGCAGAGTCCAGTAAAGATACAGAGACCCAACATGACATTGTGATTCCAACAATTTCCCCAGCTATGCAACGAGCCATAGAAGGAGTTCAGTACATTGCTGATCATCTTAAGGCAGAGGATGCAGACTTTTCA gtGAAGGAGGACTGGAAGTACGTGGCCATGGTCATTGACAGAATATTCCTTTGGATGTTTGTACTGGTGTGTATTTTGGGATCCGTGGGACTCTTTCTTCCTCCTTGGCTGGCTGGAATGATCTAG